gtgtgtgcctgtaagCCTAGAACACATCAGTCATCAGTGAGTCAGAAATATCTCTATCCCGAAAACGGTGCACCTATCATCATTAATTCATTCTTTTCTGAAAAAGGGTAATCGGATTGCTTGCATCATAAAATTGGAAAACCTAAcagaaaaaccaaagaaaactaaaaaataGTTCACGGCTATGCGTTTTGAGAGTGTACCTGACTTATCTGGGCTCATCTGTGCTAGCTGCTTACGCCAGCAAACATGTTCACGCAAGACTGCCAAAGCTGTTATGTTTAGGGAGGGTAATATTTTCCAGGCCACATTAAATAGCCTATGACCattgtaataaaaaatgtatCAGATGACTATGTGGAAACAGTGTGTGCCTCTCATAGTGATTAGTAAAGATTTATTAGCTATGGGCAGCGCTGCCCCACTTTATGGCTTCAACCAACCGTTAGGGTGTCCACTagtaaatttaacattttctcaCTTACCATCATTTTGTGGCAAAACCACACGGCTGTTTTCAGGAAGAAAcgggaaacaaaacagaagatgTGACCATAGATTGGATATTGTTTGCAGGATTAAAAAGTAAGCCATCAGAGAAGCGTCTTAAAAACGCGTTCTTTTACAAGAAGCTAAAAGTCCCGAAAACGACATCCAGTTAGTCATGGTAAAAGTGCGCCCTTTTTCTCTCATAAGGTTTTACGGatcaggacataataaaaatcatCTGGCCCTCGGTGGATAAAAATTGGGTAAATACAACCTTAGATGAACTTTTTTTTAGAAGAAATTCAGCTAAAATGCACAGAGAACGTGAAAAACTCAGTACACCCTTACTGTTTCCATAGGAGTTAAGAGGGTgggtagcagccaggtgctgcttaTTAAACACACtcgattaactgatcatcagaaaTTGTGACCACCTCTATAAAAGAAGAGATTTtgacagtttgctggtctggagcattcagatgTGTTAACAGAATTTGCAAGAAGGAAAGACGTCTTGTGTGCGAACATCAGTCTGGATATGATTATAAGGTAATTTAGAACCAACTGGAAGTCTGTCATTCTGCAGagagaaagattattcacaagtgaaAAACAATCAAGACAGTTGCCAACTTTCCAGGAGTGGATGTCACAGCAAACGCCAAGGTCAGACCgcgcaatgctcagagaaattgCAAGAAAACCCCCAAAGGCTACATCTCACACCCTACAGgcttcagttagcatgttaaatgttaaagttcctGACAGTACAACTAGAAAAAGTCTGAAGGTTTGccaagagaaagcctcttttctctaaaaagaacatggcagcatgaGTTAGCATGACAAGTTGTTTCTGAACAAACCAAGACTTCTGGCACTTTTTTCTAAGCTTAAGTgttttctaacattcacactcttatGGATGCACCAGAGAGTAACTTGGGGTTAATATTTTTCTCAAGGATATTTTGCATACAGACTGGAGCAGTCAGGGACTGAACGACCAGATGTCTGATTCCTAGgggacctgctctacctcctgaactACTGCCACCCCAGTGTGGTGTGGCTCAAAGACCCCCacagtggagatgtttggccataatgcaaaGTGCCACATTTGGTGAATATGAAACACAGCAAATCAGCTCCTAGTGTCAGAGTGGTGGAGGGTttgaggggtgatgatttggtgTTGTTTTGCAGGGACTGGACCTGGGTACCTTGCAGTTAActatgaactcctctgtataccaaagtattttaGAGTCAAATGAGAGGCCATCCAAAGCGAGCCAAAAATGAGTCACGAGAGACCACCTACAATCAGCAAATCTCCAAtagaatggctgaaaaacaaaagaatcaaGATATTGCAATGGTCTGGTCAAAGTCCAGACAGTCTAGAGTTAAGCAAGGACCTTCAGAgaactgtgcataaacaaatgcctcAATGAAATGAAGCATCGCTGTATAGAACAGatggccaaaattcctccacagtgatgtgagagactgttACAGTCACACAGAACACAAAAACTCCAAGTTATTGTGGCTAAAAGTGATTCGACAAGCTATTTAATCATGGGATATAGTTCGTTTTTCACACAATACTTCTGCATTTTGGTTTAGTCTTTGTTGAATAAATAATTACATGGTATAATATGTCATATGTTGTTGTTTATCTGAGGTTACATTTGCCTAATTTTAAGACCTGGGCAGGACCAGATAGTTTTTTATCATATCCTGATATGTGAAACCTTAGAATTAAGGGACGGTGCACAATACCATGACTGAATATAGAAGTCTGATTAGTTCGTGGTCTCAGTTGCCAACTTTTTGTGTCGTGACAAGTCGTAATATTGATTTTCCCAAAGCACTTccatttacagtaaaatagaTGATGCAACAGCGTATACTTTAGGTCAGGTCTACCTTGTGATTGGAAAGCTCTGACTGTTTGACACATGgcttcaaaacaccaagatgcCAACACTGGAAGCACTTAAAGGCTTAACAGGACTTTACAAAATGACGCATGGCATCAAGGTGGCAACATATGTGCTATTTTTACAGTCTATGAATGGGGCTTAGTTAATACCTAGCTTGTGAATGTGTTGGAACTTTGAGCAGCAGAATTACTTTGTGTTTAGGAGACGATAAAAAGAAACTAACAGGGAGTGAATATCGACTCCAAATGACAGTGATGCTATTCAGCATGTTACTTTTGTCGTGCTGCATTGACACTAACATGATGTTATCTGGAAGATGTTAACCCAGGCTGACATTAGTTGTCATTTTTTGTGTAATGAACATTGACAAATTGGTCCATCTTTTGATGGGATCACACAAGCTGCAAAGTCCATCGTCAATTCAGTGTCTTATTTTAGCATGTTAGTGTCTCCAGTCTTAGTATATTGGCTACTGATAGTTGATTGATGGTATAAAAGGTCTAAAAATGGAAGCCAACACAGAAACTCCATTAACCTACATTATTTTAAATGGGGAATACTCTGGTTTCCAAAGACTTCTGGTTATATAGAAGTCCAAGAGGCACCTCGCTCTATAATCTCAATAAATAATTTCCTGTTGACTTTATGAATTAAATTACTAGTCATAGGTCGAAATCACTGGAACTTTAGGTCGATTTTGATTACAAGAGTCAGAAATGTGAATTATTAAGGTTTGTGACTGAAGTCGTTAATCCTCAGTTTCACAGGATCCACAGGTCACTCATCACATCAAGATTAAAAACACTAAGAtggtgcgatctactgtacaatataaagcgccttgaggcgacttctgttgtgatttggcgctatataaataaaattgaatggaATTGAATGGAATTGATGGCAAAAACTCTCTCAGCTTGAGGCTTGTTGTGGGAGTGGGTAATGTCTTTGGACTTtgggaggaaaccagagtacTTGAAGAGAACCCACTCAAACTCAGGGAGAGCATGTACTCTCCACACACAAGGGCCCCAGCCGGCCGGTGGGTTTGAACCCTCTTGCTCTGAGGCGACAGCGCTAACCACAGCATGTCGCCCACATTTGAAATTTGTAAGTAGTTTATTCAAAGCAGGGTAATGATGCAGGGATTCGAGTAATGTGATATGAAATGCTATTCTATAACAAGATGAGGGACATTTGAAGTCCTGCCGGAGGACTCCAACTGTCGCACCGTCACTGTAATGTTATTTGTGCAGGCCTCGGGCTACCTCTGGCACTCCTGCTTACCTGGCACTGTCCGAGAAATGCCTGTGAATAAGGGCGTTATTTCTCAAGTGAGGTTGTGATTATGTCCAAAGAATTACATTGCTGACAGTGATACATCTCTCTCTGGAGGAGTTATCCACCTGAGCGTGACGTTAAGAGAAAGTTTCCTTTTACCCGAGCTCAGGCTCCAGTAGCATTTTTCAGATAAGGAAGATTAGCCTGAAACATGGatcgtttaaaaaaatgtagtttgggtttttttagaaAGTAATCACAAAATAATCTCAAAATAACTCTGTAAGACAAAGTCATTTTAGGTAAACTGGAGTTTAACGACTTTAGATTCAAAGATTTAAACAATTTTTTGTGCCTACACTAAGGTTACCATTTGGGATACTGTTAGATATCTACATTTGGTTATTTACTTAGTAAATGAAAGTAGTCTTTTAGTCCAGGCTTAGTCAGCTAAAACATAAATGCTTGTATACGTGTCTGAAAGCCAGTTCCCCAACACTGACTGCTTTCCTAGCTGTGCCTGTGTTTTGGAACAGGCTGGCTGAGAGGGTAATATGTAAAGCTGTCTTTACCTACATGTGTGCCAGTACTCTGGCTGACAGCCTGAGGCTGCATTTGCTGCTTCCCACATGGAGGTTATCTGCACTGAGTTCATTGTTGCTCTGCACTGAGAGTCTCAGAGCATCTGCACCTCCCCGATGGTAGATTCACCATATGCCGTAGCTGTATTATTTTCAATCGAACAGAATAAGTGTGAATTTGAACATAAAGTTTTAGAGTTTGGAAGGtcgtacacaggacacagatgCTGGGCTGTAACATGGCGATTTCCTAATTTTAAGCAGACCAAGTGGCAGGGATGAAAATACCAGTGCCGTGGTGCCCAGTTGGCTGCAGCATTTCCTGAGGGAAGACTGACCGCTCTAGAAAGATAGAGGGAACGACAGCCTATTAACTCGTGGAAACAAGTGAAAGACTAGTGCCTCACAGCCAAGTagcatttatatataaacaaataGTCTACATGAATGGGTATGAATCTGTATCAGTTGTATATGCAAATGTATTCAGTTCCACAGGATTTAATCTTGCTTCAGTAGATTTCAAACCGATCAAAGTCAGCGGAAGACCGCACAGATGTGTTTGTACTCCATGATAGACGAGGCATCAAGCCATAGCCATTTCCTACGGGCTTTGGGAGGATAGCCTCATACTCGCTATTAACTGTAGTTTCCAGCACAGAAGAACATTTTCACCTGGTCTAACCTGACAGGGAGGAACCCTGTATGTTGTGAGCTTCCAtgtgcatcttttcactgtgaTCAGTTGTGAATTAATATCTGTACTGTTCacttactgtccctgcattcaTATGCTACTTTTTCCCCTACATCCAAGAAAATGCATTAGCAGGGGAAACCAATCTAATGATCAAACACCAGGTTTGCCTACTTGTTATTTAAATGCGGTCCATcctaaaaatgacagcagacTGATACATGGAAATAAGCTGACAGCAAGTCTCAAGTGTAGGCAGGCATTTACTACCCATAACTGGATCTTTGAAATGatatataatatatgtataaatTAAACATCTTCCAGCAGAATAACGCTCCCTCCAAAAACATGTTAAACGGAAAATCATGTCAACTACTCACAATGCATGTGACTATGTGTCAATAACCTTTCCAAGCATCTGATCATTGTTTGTAGGCTTGTCACAAGCAGCAAATGTGTAACATTGATattgttttataaataaatctaaatatttgctTATGCAAACAAATTAGGCACTCCGAGTAGGgatatttaaaataatgttgTATTTACACACTTATAACGTAATAACTCTTAAAAGAaacttgttatttttgtttgttgtaaAAGAGATTTCTGATTCTTACTAATAATCATAGTTTTCATAATGCCTACAATTAGTTTCTCAACAATCTCAAAATGTAGTAAATATCTGTTATGGCTGAATGAATAACAGAACCACAATCCCCATCATCATTTGTCTGTTTCATAATTTCAGTTTTGACACAAGATAAAATCATTTGTcttattttgcattttgtcacagacacaaacatatcAGCCTCAATATTAACACCCAAGTCCAGGTTTGACTAGTTCATGCACACTGAActgctgccatctagtggcagAGATACAGAGTaatgcttcttttcttctttttttcaggaGGGCTTAGTGGAAATGACAAACCTGGTATTAAAGACTCCTGCGATATTTGGATGCCAATAACCAGGAGAAGGCCATGGAAGGAGAAATCATGAACTCCACAGTAAATACCAGCACGATGGATATCCACCCGGTCACCCACAGTCTCTGGGAGGTGATCACCATTGCAACTGTCTCGGCTATAGTCAGCCTCATTACCATTGTGGGGAATGTTCTAGTAATGGTCTCCTTTAAAGTCAACAGCCAGCTGAAGACAGTGAACAATTACTACCTGCTGAGTCTGGCAGCTGCAGACCTCATCATAGGTGTTTTCTCCATGAATCTATACACCTCTTATATACTGATGGGTTACTGGGCCTTGGGAAACCTTGCCTGTGACTTGTGGTTGGCATTGGACTACGTAGCTAGCAATGCCTCAGTCATGAACCTGCTGGTGATCAGTTTTGACAGATATTTCTCCATCACCAGGCCTCTAACTTACAGGGCCAAACGGACTCCTAAACGAGCTGGGATCATGATAGGTTTAGCATGGCTAGTGTCGCTTGTTCTGTGGGCCCCGCCTATTCTCTGCTGGCAGTACTTTGTTGGAAAGAGGACTGTCCCCGAGAAGCAATGCCAAATCCAGTTTTTCTCTGAGCCTGTAATTACTTTTGGGACAGCTATTGCGGCCTTTTACGTCCCTGTATCTGTCATGACAATCCTGTACTGCAGAATCTACAAGGAGACAGAAAAGAGGACCAAAGATCTTGCAGAGCTTCAAGGGATTAACTGTTCTACAGAGTCTGGGGTGGCTCAGCCTCAGAAAACCATCATCAGATCTTGTTTTAGCTGTAAACTAAGTTCAGCATCACAAGACAGGAACCAGGCCTCGTGGTCCTCCTCCACCAGGAGCAACGCGGTCAAATCAGCGGCCACCACCAGCGATGAATGGTCCAAAGCTGGTCAGCTGACCACCTTTAACAGCTACGCCTCCTCCGAGGACGAGGACAGGCCAGTGTCTCCAGGAGGCTTCCAGACCTCCTTCGGGAACCAGGCTTGCAAGGCCACCAAGAGTGGAGTATGCAGCGAGAGCGAGCAGCTCAGCAGCTACGATGAAGAGAGTTTCTTTCAGACGCCACCCAAAAGCAACTCCCAGAAGAGCAGCAAGTGTGTGTCCTACAAGTTTAAACCAGTGACCAAGGAAAGTCACACGGAGCACCAAAGCAGAAACGGAGACACGAAAATGGTGTCGCCAACATTCTCCTCGGCCGAGTCCATGAGCGTTCCGTCCACCTCCACCATGTCCAAGCCCATAGACACAACGCTGAAGAGCCAGATCACCAAGAGAAAAAGGATGGTGCTGATCAAGGAAAGGAAAGCAGCTCAAACTCTCAGCGCCATCCTGCTGGCCTTCATCTTAACATGGACTCCTTATAACATCATGGTGCTGATTTCTACCTTCTGCTCTCAATGCATCCCTGTCTCCCTCTGGCACCTGGGCTACTGGCTGTGCTACGTCAACAGCACCGTCAATCCCATGTGCTACGCCCTTTGCAACAAGACTTTCCAAAAGACCTTTCGCATGCTCTTACTCTGCcagtggaaaaagaaaaggattgAAGAGAAACTATACTGGTATGGACAAAACCCCGTGGTCAGCTCTAAAATGACATGAAGAAGTTGCGAGACAGTGGCTGTAAATCATATGTTTGCACCAATAACTTTGGCTTTATGAACTTGTGCATACGTATTAGGTGATATCAAAAGATATCCAGAGCCTAGTACATCTTATAGTGCTGCTCATTAATCAGTAGGTCTGCTATAGTGTATGGTAATTGCTGCTGGAAGAATATTCTATATTTTGTACACTGTATGTAGGttcaaaaatatacaaaacaaaCCAGTATTTTTCTCCAAGTTGAAGCACATTTACACCATTGATTTACACAGCAGCACACTTTGATATCTGGAGACCATCGCGAAGTTGCTCCAGTCCCAAAAGTCAAGCTGATGCACTCATACCCAAAATGTCACAAGACACACAGAGCTCTTTAATTCTTAAAGTATTGTGCTTGTTCTGATGAGGCGTATTTCCAAATGGCTgtcgttgttttttttaaagggctaATATGCTTCATCGTGATGTCGGACTCTTGCTCGTTAAGTCAAGACAGTTACTTGATGTTCATGAAAGCCTTTTAATGTGTGCCACTGTAATTTGTCCAATGAATAAATGTGTAGAGAGTCAGATTCATTGTTTTGTCATCACTTGCTGTGATTTTCATGTCGTGCGAAATCCCAGTGCAAAATACGGTTATAGCAATCATGCATAAAAGGCATTAATGGATCACTTGAGTTTACCGATTGGGACAAACAAACTTGTTAATAATGTCAGTGTTTACATTGGAAGTTTTGTGGAGGATTTAACAGCTCACACTGTTTATGAATTCTCTCTATTACATTTTATTCTCAggatattttcttttcattaagcATTGAACTACAGTATGTTTTCCCCCTCTGAATT
Above is a window of Oreochromis niloticus isolate F11D_XX linkage group LG19, O_niloticus_UMD_NMBU, whole genome shotgun sequence DNA encoding:
- the chrm5a gene encoding muscarinic acetylcholine receptor M5a isoform X1 yields the protein MEGEIMNSTVNTSTMDIHPVTHSLWEVITIATVSAIVSLITIVGNVLVMVSFKVNSQLKTVNNYYLLSLAAADLIIGVFSMNLYTSYILMGYWALGNLACDLWLALDYVASNASVMNLLVISFDRYFSITRPLTYRAKRTPKRAGIMIGLAWLVSLVLWAPPILCWQYFVGKRTVPEKQCQIQFFSEPVITFGTAIAAFYVPVSVMTILYCRIYKETEKRTKDLAELQGINCSTESGVAQPQKTIIRSCFSCKLSSASQDRNQASWSSSTRSNAVKSAATTSDEWSKAGQLTTFNSYASSEDEDRPVSPGGFQTSFGNQACKATKSGVCSESEQLSSYDEESFFQTPPKSNSQKSSKCVSYKFKPVTKESHTEHQSRNGDTKMVSPTFSSAESMSVPSTSTMSKPIDTTLKSQITKRKRMVLIKERKAAQTLSAILLAFILTWTPYNIMVLISTFCSQCIPVSLWHLGYWLCYVNSTVNPMCYALCNKTFQKTFRMLLLCQWKKKRIEEKLYWYGQNPVVSSKMT
- the chrm5a gene encoding muscarinic acetylcholine receptor M5a (The RefSeq protein has 2 substitutions compared to this genomic sequence), producing the protein MEGEIMNSTVNTSTMDIHPVTHSLWEVITIATVSAIVSLITIVGNVLVMVSFKVNSQLKTVNNYYLLSLAAADLIIGVFSMNLYTSYILMGYWALGNLACDLWLALDYVASNASVMNLLVISFDRYFSITRPLTYRAKRTPKRAGIMIGLAWLVSLVLWAPPILCWQYFVGKRTVPEKQCQIQFFSEPVITFGTAIAAFYVPVSVMTILYCRIYKETEKRTKDLAELQGINCSTESGVAQPQKTIIRSCFSCKLSSASQDRNQASWSSSTRSNAVKSAATTSDEWSKAGQLTTFNSYASSEDEDRPVSPGGFQTSFGNQACKATKSGVCSESEQLSSYDEESFFQTPPKSNSQKSSKCVSYKFKPVTKESHTEHQSRNGDTKMVSPTFSSAESMSVPSTSTMSKPIDTTLKSQITKRKRMVLIKERKAAQTLSAILLAFILTWTPYNIMVLIPTLCSQCIPVSLWHLGYWLCYVNSTVNPMCYALCNKTFQKTFRMLLLCQWKKKRIEEKLYWYGQNPVVSSKMT